One segment of Channa argus isolate prfri chromosome 17, Channa argus male v1.0, whole genome shotgun sequence DNA contains the following:
- the ptger2b gene encoding prostaglandin E receptor 2b subtype EP2 → MANLSDHSKCHDLTNVTFGQPIPSAVMFSTGVVGNIVALVLMEVRRKKTSKSLYQVLAIALLMTDLLGTLSVSPVVLVAYAQRKTLVGMSTNKEVCSYFAFVMTFLILSTLAILCVMALERYFSIGHPYFYERHLSKRCGYIIVALIYTSSMLFCVGPLQGFGKYVQYCPGTWCFLEMSQTDGKSKVYIGLYASFILVMTLGTVVCNVSVIFLLVKMYRRGKVRRSGMSVRTRQTRSMSMTEEMEYLLPLAIITVVFICCTFPTVLQVYLNFTGGHVEQHSADLSALRLLSAHSIINPWVFIILRPSVLRILWRKLHKPNKSMFMSAKTVGAETNQTGKKACSAAPESGV, encoded by the exons ATGGCAAACCTTTCAGATCACTCCAAATGCCACGACCTCACCAATGTGACGTTCGGACAGCCCATTCCTTCGGCGGTGATGTTCTCGACCGGTGTGGTAGGAAACATCGTGGCGCTAGTCCTTATGGAGGTCCGGCGTAAGAAGACCAGCAAATCCCTGTACCAGGTCCTCGCCATTGCGCTTCTTATGACGGACCTGCTCGGCACCCTGTCTGTTAGTCCCGTGGTGTTGGTAGCCTATGCCCAGAGGAAGACTCTAGTGGGCATGAGCACAAACAAGGAGGTGTGCTCCTATTTTGCTTTTGTCATGACCTTCCTGATTCTCTCCACGCTGGCCATCCTGTGCGTAATGGCGCTGGAGCGCTACTTCTCTATAGGCCACCCTTATTTTTACGAGAGACACCTGAGCAAACGCTGTGGTTACATCATTGTTGCTCTTATATACACGAGCAGTATGCTTTTCTGCGTGGGTCCTTTACAGGGTTTTGGGAAGTACGTGCAGTACTGCCCGGGGACCTGGTGCTTCTTGGAGATGAGCCAGACAGATGGAAAGAGCAAAGTTTACATCGGACTTTACGCGTCTTTCATCCTCGTCATGACCCTGGGCACGGTGGTGTGCAACGTGTCTGTCATTTTCCTTTTGGTAAAGATGTACAGGAGGGGCAAAGTGCGCCGCAGTGGAATGTCTGTTCGCACGCGGCAAACCAGATCCATGTCCATGACGGAGGAAATGGAATATCTCCTGCCGCTGGCCATCATCACTGTGGTCTTCATCTGCTGCACATTTCCCACTGTG CTCCAGGTTTACTTAAACTTCACAGGGGGGCATGTGGAGCAACACTCTGCTGACCTCAGCGCTCTCCGTTTGCTGTCAGCCCACTCCATCATCAATCCCTGGGTCTTCATTATCCTACGCCCCTCTGTTCTGAGAATCTTGTGGCGGAAGTTGCACAAACCAAATAAGTCCATGTTTATGTCGGCGAAGACTGTTGGTGCTGAGACCAACCAGACAGGCAAGAAGGCTTGTTCTGCAGCTCCAGAATCCGGAGTATGA